Proteins encoded together in one Vulcanisaeta thermophila window:
- a CDS encoding EVE domain-containing protein: MVHYWIFVTKPGNLKICLEECVFGVDKDKYGITALDLIRAGDLFFFYVRTSKGNELSACGRSFVGPFKVNGKPEEKPTHPAVKKWNPPDKYTIIIPFERASNQIIAVKVEKVIKNLYFITNKGKGGRGGWQDHVQFSIISIIEDDYNTLLNAKAKNLNNKCMKSISKVMGSC; the protein is encoded by the coding sequence ATGGTTCATTACTGGATTTTTGTAACTAAACCAGGCAACTTGAAAATTTGCCTAGAAGAGTGTGTTTTTGGTGTTGATAAGGATAAATATGGTATCACCGCTCTTGACTTAATTAGAGCTGGTGATTTATTTTTCTTTTACGTAAGAACTTCAAAAGGTAATGAGCTGAGCGCATGTGGTAGAAGCTTCGTTGGGCCCTTTAAAGTCAATGGCAAACCTGAAGAAAAGCCCACACACCCTGCTGTTAAGAAGTGGAACCCCCCTGACAAGTACACGATCATTATACCATTCGAGAGAGCTTCCAATCAGATTATTGCTGTTAAAGTGGAGAAGGTGATTAAGAACCTATACTTCATAACTAATAAGGGTAAAGGTGGAAGGGGTGGTTGGCAGGATCATGTTCAATTCTCAATAATATCCATCATCGAGGATGATTATAATACATTACTCAATGCCAAGGCCAAGAACTTAAATAACAAATGCATGAAGAGTATTAGTAAGGTTATGGGTTCATGCTGA
- a CDS encoding PIN domain-containing protein: protein MQTIHCDSSVLFDYGSLRNLLNNRIVRSGQFKVVVSPFALAEVYAKVRDNEDVVNRVHGLLISNEIEVFMFNGDSWKLFMEYLNELMSEVNWLGLYDVLIVATALADANAKYFVTLDRNIIQSNKVKELFKRHNPKLEFLEL from the coding sequence ATGCAAACTATTCATTGTGATTCCAGTGTGTTATTTGATTATGGGAGCCTTAGAAATTTGTTGAATAATAGAATTGTTAGGAGTGGCCAGTTTAAGGTTGTGGTTTCGCCTTTTGCTTTGGCTGAGGTTTATGCTAAGGTTCGGGATAATGAGGATGTAGTTAATAGGGTTCATGGTTTATTAATAAGTAATGAAATTGAGGTCTTTATGTTTAATGGTGATTCGTGGAAATTATTTATGGAGTATTTAAATGAATTAATGAGTGAAGTAAATTGGCTGGGTCTTTATGATGTGCTTATTGTTGCCACGGCGCTTGCTGATGCGAATGCTAAGTATTTTGTTACCCTGGATAGGAATATAATTCAGTCTAATAAGGTTAAGGAATTGTTTAAAAGGCATAATCCAAAATTAGAGTTTTTAGAGTTGTGA
- a CDS encoding DUF996 domain-containing protein produces MASGLNVEDIRSAGLLGLIGIILMLLSIAAAVAYAGAGLGLVGLIMVLMALNKLSKAFNRPSIFRNALYAVITGIVGIVLIIVVVVLAYLAVNISAAVSAAPFTTSTLSRSYGSLASSIAIVIIFITLAAAVYIIIVFSYRFFRNAYIELAEASGIGDFRSTAKWYWYGALTAIVLVGVVLILIGHIYAALGYNKLREYKAQ; encoded by the coding sequence ATGGCGTCGGGTTTAAACGTTGAGGACATAAGAAGCGCAGGTCTGCTGGGCCTCATAGGCATAATCCTCATGCTCCTTTCTATAGCAGCTGCTGTGGCATACGCAGGCGCAGGTTTGGGTTTGGTGGGCCTTATAATGGTCCTAATGGCCCTTAATAAGTTGTCCAAGGCCTTCAACAGGCCCAGTATATTCAGGAATGCATTGTACGCCGTGATCACGGGCATCGTGGGCATCGTACTGATCATCGTGGTAGTGGTTTTAGCCTATTTAGCCGTCAACATCTCAGCAGCAGTCTCAGCAGCACCATTTACTACCTCCACCCTATCCAGGTCCTACGGATCCTTGGCCTCGTCAATTGCCATAGTCATAATATTCATAACATTGGCTGCGGCTGTCTACATAATAATTGTGTTTTCATACCGATTCTTTAGAAACGCATACATAGAGCTAGCCGAGGCTAGTGGCATAGGCGACTTCCGCAGCACAGCCAAGTGGTACTGGTACGGGGCTTTGACGGCTATAGTCCTAGTGGGCGTGGTGTTAATACTCATAGGACACATATACGCAGCACTGGGCTACAATAAACTAAGAGAATACAAAGCGCAGTGA